In Thermodesulfobacteriota bacterium, the following are encoded in one genomic region:
- the raiA gene encoding ribosome-associated translation inhibitor RaiA: MNQINVTFRHVDPSQALKDYAVEKLGKLQKVIEKSFESNVTLSVEKYRHIAEVYLTAPGITIKAFESTEDLYSAIDLVCDKVERQLKKYREKQKDRGQGAAPGPMVSGYSLTISEEGGPRIVRSDNFLPKPMTVEDAAKHLDILRVDVVMFVNQETNQPSVVFRQQDGNIGFTEPSVK; this comes from the coding sequence GTGAACCAGATCAACGTAACGTTCCGGCACGTCGATCCGAGCCAGGCGCTCAAGGATTACGCGGTCGAGAAGCTGGGCAAGCTCCAGAAGGTCATAGAGAAGTCGTTCGAATCCAACGTGACGCTGTCCGTCGAGAAGTACCGGCACATCGCCGAGGTGTACCTGACCGCCCCGGGCATCACCATCAAGGCGTTCGAGTCCACGGAAGACCTGTACTCGGCCATCGATCTCGTCTGCGACAAGGTGGAGCGCCAGCTCAAGAAATACCGCGAGAAGCAGAAGGACCGCGGGCAGGGGGCGGCCCCGGGGCCCATGGTGTCGGGATACTCCCTCACCATCTCCGAGGAGGGAGGGCCCAGGATCGTCCGGAGCGACAACTTCCTCCCCAAGCCGATGACGGTCGAGGATGCCGCGAAGCATCTGGACATCCTCCGCGTCGACGTCGTGATGTTCGTGAACCAGGAGACCAACCAGCCGAGCGTCGTATTCCGCCAGCAGGACGGCAACATCGGATTCACGGAACCCTCGGTGAAATGA
- a CDS encoding PTS sugar transporter subunit IIA, which produces MKILDLFPPGGVVDPLRSDTKEGVLRELSEAVCRAVPALSPDQLTSVLLDRESLGSTGIGEGVAIPHGKMPGIDRLVVAFGRSPGGVQFASLDGKPARLFFLVVAPDNNSAGMHLKVLARVSRLVKDERFRRRLLEAAGIEGLTQALRDEDEPA; this is translated from the coding sequence ATGAAAATCCTCGACCTCTTTCCGCCCGGAGGGGTCGTCGACCCCCTCCGGTCGGACACCAAGGAGGGGGTCCTCCGGGAGCTGTCCGAGGCGGTCTGCCGGGCGGTCCCGGCCCTCTCCCCGGACCAGCTCACGTCGGTGCTCCTGGACCGCGAATCGCTGGGGAGCACGGGGATCGGGGAAGGGGTGGCGATCCCCCACGGGAAGATGCCGGGGATCGACCGCCTGGTCGTCGCGTTCGGCCGCAGCCCCGGGGGGGTGCAGTTCGCATCCCTCGACGGGAAGCCCGCCCGCCTCTTCTTTCTCGTGGTCGCCCCCGACAACAACTCCGCGGGGATGCACCTGAAGGTCCTCGCCCGCGTCTCCCGGCTCGTGAAGGACGAACGGTTCCGGCGGCGCCTCCTGGAAGCGGCAGGGATCGAGGGCCTCACGCAGGCGCTGCGGGACGAGGACGAGCCCGCCTGA
- the hprK gene encoding HPr(Ser) kinase/phosphatase — protein sequence MAISVTTFQKECSGVLRMRLLAGEQGGNRQISSTSPREAGLAIAGEPVPVEDGRIQLLGEREIAYFLGQEPSRQADIADRFFAGPSPCAVVGGAIPVPQPFVGAADRRCMPLFSSSLPTSALGEEIQRQLQRLFRESTTIHGVLMDVLGVGVLLVGRSGVGKSECALDLVLRGSRFVADDVILVEKPGPSTLVGGGNDLTQHHMEIRGLGILNIRDLFGVTATAQAKKIELVIRIEAWDAEKEYDRLGLESDSVEILGVRLPSVLVPVSPGRNLATIVEAAVRNHLLKLRGIHSAAELVDRQTRKASESGTP from the coding sequence GTGGCGATCTCCGTGACGACCTTCCAGAAGGAGTGCTCCGGCGTCCTCCGGATGCGGCTCCTCGCGGGGGAGCAGGGCGGGAACCGCCAGATCTCGTCGACGAGCCCCCGGGAGGCGGGGCTCGCGATCGCCGGCGAGCCGGTTCCCGTCGAGGACGGGCGCATCCAGCTTCTCGGGGAGCGGGAGATCGCCTATTTCCTCGGCCAGGAGCCGTCCCGCCAGGCCGACATCGCCGACCGGTTCTTCGCGGGGCCGTCCCCCTGCGCGGTCGTCGGCGGCGCGATCCCGGTGCCGCAGCCCTTCGTCGGCGCGGCCGACCGGCGCTGCATGCCGCTGTTCTCCTCGTCCCTCCCCACCTCCGCGCTCGGGGAGGAGATCCAACGCCAGCTCCAGCGCCTCTTCCGGGAGTCCACGACGATCCACGGCGTCCTGATGGACGTCCTCGGGGTGGGGGTCCTCCTGGTCGGGCGCAGCGGCGTCGGAAAGAGCGAGTGCGCGCTGGACCTCGTCCTGCGGGGAAGCCGGTTCGTGGCCGACGACGTCATCCTGGTGGAGAAGCCGGGGCCGTCGACCCTGGTCGGCGGGGGGAACGATCTCACGCAGCACCACATGGAGATCCGGGGGCTGGGGATCCTGAACATCCGGGACCTGTTCGGCGTGACGGCGACCGCCCAGGCGAAGAAGATCGAGCTGGTCATCCGGATCGAGGCGTGGGACGCGGAGAAGGAGTACGACCGGCTGGGGCTGGAGAGCGATTCCGTCGAGATCCTGGGCGTCCGCCTGCCGTCGGTCCTCGTGCCGGTCTCCCCGGGAAGGAACCTGGCCACCATCGTCGAGGCGGCCGTCCGGAACCACCTGCTGAAGCTCCGGGGGATCCACTCCGCGGCGGAGCTCGTGGACCGCCAGACCAGGAAAGCGTCCGAGTCCGGAACGCCGTGA
- the rapZ gene encoding RNase adapter RapZ gives MTLSRRRVRRADIVIVTGLSGAGKSTAAKAFEDLGYYCADNLPPMLIPKIVEVVVEARGDDARVALGVDVRGKEFLPDLSKVLEALRRGRNDVRVLFLDAADDVILRRFSETRRVHPVAARGAKEAIRKERVILSPLREMADEVIDTSQLTVHQLRGSLERRFRGDGVRRLQVGVISFGYRYGIPAEADMVVDVRFLPNPNFVASLKPYTGLDPKVSTYVLQSRAAKTFLRRLSGMLHFLLPLYRKEGKAYFTLGVGCTGGRHRSVAVAGALGNILEKECGAVAVVHRDLPRSSLSAKGAR, from the coding sequence GTGACCCTTTCCCGCAGGCGCGTCCGGCGCGCGGACATCGTGATCGTGACCGGCCTGTCCGGGGCCGGGAAGAGCACCGCCGCGAAGGCGTTCGAGGATCTCGGCTACTACTGCGCGGACAACCTTCCCCCCATGCTGATCCCGAAGATCGTCGAGGTGGTCGTCGAGGCCCGGGGGGACGACGCGCGCGTGGCGCTGGGAGTGGACGTCCGGGGGAAGGAGTTCCTCCCGGACCTGTCGAAGGTCCTCGAGGCCTTGCGGCGGGGGAGGAACGACGTCCGGGTCCTGTTCCTCGACGCCGCGGACGACGTGATCCTGCGGCGGTTCAGCGAGACCCGGCGGGTGCACCCGGTGGCCGCCCGCGGGGCCAAGGAGGCGATCCGGAAGGAGCGGGTGATCCTTTCCCCGCTCCGGGAGATGGCCGACGAGGTGATCGACACCTCCCAGCTCACCGTCCACCAGCTCCGGGGCAGCCTGGAGCGCAGGTTCCGCGGCGACGGGGTCCGGCGGCTGCAGGTGGGCGTCATCTCCTTCGGCTACCGCTACGGCATCCCCGCGGAGGCCGACATGGTGGTGGACGTTCGGTTCCTTCCGAACCCCAACTTCGTCGCCTCCCTGAAGCCGTACACGGGGCTGGACCCCAAGGTTTCGACGTACGTCCTCCAGTCGCGGGCGGCGAAGACCTTCCTGCGCCGACTCTCGGGGATGTTGCATTTCCTGCTTCCCCTTTATAGAAAAGAGGGCAAGGCGTACTTCACGCTGGGCGTCGGGTGCACCGGCGGCAGGCACCGCTCCGTCGCGGTGGCCGGGGCGCTCGGAAATATCCTGGAGAAGGAATGCGGGGCGGTCGCCGTGGTCCATCGCGACCTCCCGCGCTCTTCCCTCTCCGCCAAGGGGGCGCGATGA
- a CDS encoding PTS sugar transporter subunit IIA, protein MIGAVVVSHGLLATGLVRAAEIIVGTIEGIAAVDISPSMSMEDIHAAVEAAVRSVDRGHGVLLLTDMFGGTPSNIALSFLGTHPVEVITGVNMPMLVKLPYARESMTLTELAHHLQECGQRNITIPGDMLKKQSEKK, encoded by the coding sequence ATGATCGGAGCCGTCGTCGTTTCGCACGGGCTTCTCGCCACCGGCCTCGTCCGGGCCGCGGAGATCATCGTCGGCACGATCGAGGGCATCGCCGCGGTGGACATTTCGCCGTCGATGAGCATGGAGGACATCCACGCCGCGGTGGAGGCGGCGGTCCGGTCGGTGGACCGGGGGCACGGCGTCCTCCTCCTGACCGACATGTTCGGAGGGACCCCGTCCAACATCGCCCTCTCGTTCCTCGGGACCCACCCGGTGGAGGTCATCACCGGCGTGAACATGCCGATGCTGGTCAAGCTGCCCTACGCGCGCGAGTCCATGACGCTGACGGAGCTTGCGCATCATCTCCAGGAATGCGGCCAGCGGAACATCACGATCCCCGGCGACATGCTGAAGAAGCAGTCGGAGAAGAAGTAG
- a CDS encoding PTS sugar transporter subunit IIB, with translation MPLVLARIDCRLVHGQVVETWVPHVKADSLIVANDDLAANPMLRSVMELAVPRGIRVRFCRLEQVTSVLAEAERAAERSILLVSNATDAVKLRKGGAGFDLLNIGNLHFAEGKVQISPSVFFAPEDFEALKWLRSHGVTVCVRGTPFEPGMSFEAETD, from the coding sequence ATGCCGCTGGTGCTCGCCCGCATCGACTGCCGCCTGGTCCACGGCCAGGTGGTGGAGACGTGGGTGCCCCACGTGAAGGCCGACTCCCTGATCGTCGCCAACGACGACCTGGCGGCCAACCCCATGCTGCGCTCCGTGATGGAGCTGGCCGTCCCGCGGGGGATCCGGGTGCGCTTCTGCCGCCTCGAGCAGGTGACGTCGGTCCTGGCGGAGGCGGAGCGCGCGGCGGAGCGGTCGATCCTCCTGGTCTCCAACGCGACCGACGCCGTGAAGCTCCGGAAGGGGGGCGCCGGGTTCGACCTCCTGAACATCGGGAACCTCCACTTCGCCGAGGGGAAGGTGCAGATCTCCCCTTCCGTATTCTTCGCCCCGGAGGATTTCGAGGCGCTCAAGTGGCTCCGAAGCCACGGTGTGACGGTCTGCGTGCGGGGGACGCCGTTCGAGCCGGGGATGTCGTTCGAGGCGGAGACCGACTGA
- a CDS encoding PTS sugar transporter subunit IIC, with protein MAWRFLLAGLIGGLCYLDRTAACQLMLHRPLVVSTIMGGIFGNFMAGAQVGAVLELIYLVHLPVGASLPPDDTGAAVFAGSAAAAVAGGSLVDSGTFTALILLSVLFAELGKLPDRMIRKINGRIARITRESVDRGDLKAVEQGLLAGLTLFAATGVLLSLLFSGAGVAVSKLLLPRFGTAIVLDFTALAPVLPLIGAASVFTCGRTGKTAHIFFLTMAVAFGATVFYQWVV; from the coding sequence ATGGCCTGGCGCTTCCTCCTCGCCGGCCTGATCGGGGGGCTCTGCTACCTCGACCGGACCGCCGCCTGCCAGCTCATGCTCCACCGCCCGCTCGTCGTGTCCACGATCATGGGGGGGATCTTCGGGAACTTCATGGCGGGGGCGCAGGTCGGCGCGGTGCTGGAGCTGATCTACCTGGTCCACCTCCCCGTCGGGGCCTCCCTGCCGCCCGACGACACGGGCGCCGCCGTCTTCGCGGGCTCCGCCGCCGCGGCCGTCGCCGGGGGATCGCTCGTCGACAGCGGGACCTTCACCGCCCTGATCCTGCTCTCGGTGCTGTTCGCGGAGCTGGGGAAGCTGCCGGACCGGATGATCCGGAAGATCAACGGCCGGATCGCCCGCATCACGCGGGAATCGGTGGACCGGGGGGACCTCAAGGCGGTGGAGCAGGGCCTGCTGGCGGGCCTCACGCTGTTCGCCGCGACCGGTGTCCTCCTCTCCCTGCTGTTCTCCGGGGCCGGGGTCGCGGTCTCGAAGCTGCTGCTCCCCCGCTTCGGCACCGCGATCGTTCTCGATTTCACCGCGCTCGCGCCGGTGCTTCCGCTGATCGGCGCGGCATCCGTGTTCACCTGCGGGCGGACCGGGAAGACCGCCCACATCTTCTTCCTGACGATGGCGGTCGCGTTCGGGGCGACCGTGTTCTACCAGTGGGTGGTGTGA
- a CDS encoding PTS system mannose/fructose/sorbose family transporter subunit IID, with the protein MPGISDGTRKSVWRRQFLIQGCWNYVGMQNVGFGYAILPALREIYTARPEEALKSVKRHLEFFNTHPVMGAVVVGAGMRLEERAAAGETDPKEIGAFKLGLMGSLGAIGDTFFWGSLRPTASVAGAILSLLHPAAGIAALLLLYNAVHLVLRRRGFAAGLEGQEAAVGWLKKEDFSARSSRLKLTAAILAGAYAGIYTGQYAFFGATGFHALTLFLIGAAAIQCVTMMFRKGVSPSEILLFLLLLGVLILWR; encoded by the coding sequence ATGCCGGGGATCTCCGACGGGACGCGCAAAAGCGTTTGGCGTCGGCAGTTCCTGATCCAGGGCTGCTGGAACTACGTCGGCATGCAGAACGTGGGATTCGGCTACGCCATCCTTCCGGCGCTGCGCGAGATCTACACCGCGCGGCCGGAAGAGGCGCTGAAAAGCGTGAAGCGGCACCTCGAATTCTTCAACACCCATCCCGTGATGGGGGCCGTGGTCGTCGGCGCGGGGATGCGGCTGGAGGAGCGCGCGGCCGCGGGGGAGACCGACCCGAAGGAGATCGGCGCGTTCAAGCTGGGTTTGATGGGGTCGCTGGGGGCGATCGGCGACACCTTCTTCTGGGGGTCGCTGCGGCCGACGGCGTCCGTCGCGGGGGCGATCCTCTCGCTGCTCCATCCGGCGGCGGGGATCGCCGCCCTGCTCCTGCTGTACAACGCCGTGCACCTCGTCCTCCGGCGCCGGGGGTTCGCCGCGGGGCTGGAGGGGCAGGAGGCGGCGGTGGGCTGGCTCAAGAAGGAGGACTTCAGCGCCAGGAGCAGCCGGCTGAAGCTGACGGCGGCGATCCTGGCCGGGGCCTACGCGGGGATCTACACCGGCCAGTACGCCTTCTTCGGGGCGACCGGCTTCCACGCCCTCACCCTGTTCCTGATCGGCGCGGCGGCCATCCAGTGCGTGACCATGATGTTCCGGAAGGGGGTCTCCCCTTCGGAGATCCTCCTGTTTCTCCTTCTCCTGGGGGTGCTGATCCTGTGGCGGTGA
- a CDS encoding HPr family phosphocarrier protein → MAVSAEREFDIRNKLGLHARAAAQLVRVANQYASEVRLVREGLEVNGKSIMGVLMLAAPKDTKILVRASGEDADAALLAIGDLIERKFGEE, encoded by the coding sequence GTGGCGGTGAGCGCGGAACGGGAATTCGACATCCGGAACAAGCTGGGGCTGCACGCCCGGGCGGCCGCGCAGCTCGTGCGCGTCGCGAACCAGTACGCCTCGGAGGTCCGGCTGGTCCGGGAGGGGCTGGAGGTCAACGGGAAGAGCATCATGGGGGTCCTCATGCTGGCGGCGCCGAAGGACACGAAGATCCTGGTGCGGGCCAGCGGGGAGGACGCCGACGCGGCGCTTCTCGCCATCGGCGACCTGATCGAGCGGAAGTTCGGGGAGGAGTAG
- the ptsP gene encoding phosphoenolpyruvate--protein phosphotransferase, translating into MEGHRKMRVLKGIPASAGIAVGQGFFLNRALPRSVMSTVSHEKVEEEVGAFQRALARSKEQVRAIRDTLEDPASENYQILSVHLALLEDSMLLEQTTRLIRENQFTADWAFSKVLQNLLETFHRIEDPYLRERGHDLRQIGHRVLENLAGRQLDSIATIREPVIVIAHDLSPADTTQILNSPVLGFATDVGSRTSHTAITARSLGIPAVVGLERITEEYSAEGTVIIDGEAGTVVLDPTEETVREYAEKRKAFAQRTRELAKFARLPAVTRDGKSLSLLANIEFPEEAGVALRSGAIGVGLYRTEFLFLNRKDLPGEEEHFETYRKVVEKFQRHPVTIRTFDLGGDKFASQLDLADEMNPAMGLRAIRFCLKQKDIFKAQIRAILRASAFGRVQMMFPMISGVAELQEALGVVDEVRADLRRKRVPFDKGMSIGAMIEIPSAAIVADLLAKEVSFFSIGTNDLIQYALAIDRVNEHVSYLYEPLHPAILRLIRRIVEAGHDAGIPVAMCGEMAGEPFYSYVLLGMGLDELSMNATAIPRVKRILRKSVAYEAKEFVNELLLHSTAGEIGRILRKKMEDLFPTERF; encoded by the coding sequence GTGGAAGGGCATCGGAAGATGCGCGTTCTGAAGGGGATCCCGGCCTCCGCAGGGATCGCCGTCGGCCAGGGGTTCTTCCTGAACCGCGCGCTCCCCCGGTCGGTCATGTCCACCGTCAGCCACGAGAAGGTCGAGGAGGAGGTCGGGGCCTTCCAGCGGGCGCTGGCGCGTTCGAAGGAGCAGGTCCGGGCGATCCGGGACACCCTGGAGGATCCCGCATCGGAGAACTACCAGATCCTGTCGGTCCATCTGGCGCTGCTCGAGGACTCGATGCTCCTCGAGCAGACGACCCGGCTGATCCGGGAGAACCAGTTCACGGCGGACTGGGCCTTCAGCAAGGTGCTGCAGAACCTGCTGGAGACGTTCCACCGGATCGAGGACCCCTACCTGCGGGAGCGCGGCCACGACCTTCGCCAGATCGGCCACCGCGTCCTCGAGAACCTGGCGGGGCGGCAGCTCGACTCGATCGCGACGATCCGGGAGCCGGTGATCGTCATCGCCCACGACCTGTCTCCGGCGGACACGACGCAGATCCTGAACAGCCCCGTCCTGGGCTTCGCCACCGACGTGGGGAGCCGGACGTCCCACACGGCGATCACGGCGCGGTCGCTGGGGATCCCGGCCGTCGTCGGGCTGGAGCGGATCACCGAGGAGTACAGCGCCGAGGGGACGGTCATCATCGACGGGGAGGCGGGGACGGTCGTCCTCGACCCGACGGAGGAGACCGTCCGGGAGTACGCGGAGAAGCGGAAGGCCTTCGCCCAGAGGACCCGCGAACTGGCGAAGTTCGCGCGCCTGCCCGCGGTCACGAGGGACGGCAAGTCGCTGTCGCTGCTGGCCAACATCGAGTTTCCGGAGGAGGCGGGCGTCGCCCTCCGCAGCGGCGCGATCGGCGTGGGGCTGTACCGGACGGAGTTCCTCTTCCTCAACCGGAAGGACCTGCCCGGCGAGGAGGAGCATTTCGAGACGTACCGGAAGGTGGTGGAGAAGTTCCAGCGGCACCCGGTCACGATCCGGACCTTCGACCTGGGCGGCGACAAGTTCGCCTCCCAGCTCGACCTCGCGGACGAGATGAACCCGGCGATGGGGCTCCGCGCGATCCGGTTCTGCCTGAAGCAGAAGGACATCTTCAAGGCCCAGATCCGTGCCATCCTGCGGGCGTCCGCCTTCGGGCGGGTCCAGATGATGTTCCCGATGATCTCCGGCGTGGCGGAGCTGCAGGAGGCGCTGGGCGTGGTCGACGAGGTGCGGGCCGACCTGCGCCGGAAGCGCGTGCCCTTCGACAAGGGGATGTCCATCGGCGCCATGATCGAGATCCCTTCCGCGGCGATCGTGGCGGACCTGCTGGCGAAGGAGGTATCCTTCTTCAGCATCGGCACGAACGACCTGATCCAGTACGCCCTGGCGATCGACCGCGTGAACGAGCACGTCTCCTACCTCTACGAGCCGCTGCATCCGGCGATCCTGCGGCTGATCCGCCGGATCGTGGAGGCGGGGCACGACGCCGGGATCCCCGTCGCCATGTGCGGAGAGATGGCGGGGGAGCCATTCTACTCCTACGTGCTCCTCGGGATGGGGCTCGACGAGCTCAGCATGAACGCCACCGCGATCCCGCGCGTGAAGCGGATCCTCCGGAAGTCGGTGGCGTACGAGGCGAAGGAGTTCGTCAACGAGCTCCTCCTGCACTCCACGGCGGGGGAGATCGGCCGGATCCTGCGGAAGAAGATGGAAGACCTGTTTCCGACGGAACGCTTTTAG
- the metK gene encoding methionine adenosyltransferase: MNEFLFTSESVTGGHPDKVADQISDAVLDEIIRQDPRSRVACETLVSTGLVVVAGEITTKALVDFPDVVRRTITEIGYIGDSKGFDAHNCAVVTAIDRQSPDIAQGVDRGSEDKQGAGDQGMMFGFACDDTKELMPMPISFAHRICARLTEAREKKILPWLRPDGKSQVTVRYVDGVPREVTAVVCSTQHSEDVGRKALTEGVIEEVVRKAVPKELMSKKVKFHINPTGRFVVGGPHGDTGLTGRKIIVDTYGGFSRHGGGAFSGKDPSKVDRSAAYMGRYVAKNVVAAGLARKCELQLAYAIGVAEPVSILVETFGTATVPEEKIRRAILDTFDMRPARIIRELNLLRPIYRKTAALGHFGRELPEFTWERTDKAKTLRKAAGHGA, from the coding sequence ATGAACGAGTTCCTCTTCACTTCCGAGTCCGTCACGGGAGGGCATCCCGACAAGGTCGCGGACCAGATCTCCGACGCGGTGCTCGACGAGATCATCCGGCAGGACCCGCGCTCGCGGGTGGCGTGCGAGACGCTGGTGTCCACCGGGCTGGTGGTGGTCGCCGGCGAGATCACCACGAAGGCGCTGGTCGACTTCCCCGACGTGGTGCGCAGGACCATTACGGAGATCGGGTACATCGGGGACAGCAAGGGGTTCGACGCGCACAACTGCGCGGTGGTCACGGCGATCGACCGGCAGTCCCCGGACATCGCCCAGGGAGTGGACCGGGGGTCGGAGGACAAGCAGGGGGCGGGCGACCAGGGGATGATGTTCGGGTTCGCCTGCGACGACACGAAGGAGCTGATGCCGATGCCGATCTCCTTCGCCCACAGGATCTGCGCCCGGCTGACGGAAGCGCGTGAGAAGAAGATCCTCCCGTGGCTCCGCCCGGACGGGAAGAGCCAGGTGACGGTCCGCTACGTGGACGGCGTCCCGCGCGAGGTCACCGCGGTCGTCTGCTCCACCCAGCATTCCGAGGACGTGGGACGCAAGGCGCTCACGGAAGGCGTGATCGAGGAGGTCGTCCGGAAGGCCGTCCCGAAGGAGCTGATGTCGAAGAAGGTGAAGTTCCACATCAACCCGACCGGCCGGTTCGTGGTGGGCGGCCCCCACGGCGACACGGGGCTCACGGGGCGGAAGATCATCGTCGACACCTACGGCGGCTTCAGCCGGCACGGCGGGGGGGCGTTCTCCGGGAAGGACCCCTCCAAGGTGGACCGCAGCGCCGCCTACATGGGGAGATACGTGGCCAAGAACGTCGTCGCGGCCGGGCTCGCGCGGAAGTGCGAGCTCCAGCTCGCCTACGCCATCGGCGTCGCGGAGCCGGTGTCGATCCTGGTGGAGACCTTCGGGACGGCGACCGTCCCCGAGGAGAAGATCCGCCGGGCCATCCTCGACACCTTCGACATGCGCCCCGCGCGGATCATCCGGGAGCTGAACCTCCTGCGTCCCATCTACCGCAAGACGGCGGCCCTGGGCCATTTCGGGAGGGAGCTGCCGGAATTCACCTGGGAGCGGACCGACAAGGCGAAGACGCTGCGCAAGGCGGCCGGGCACGGCGCATGA